AACGATTGAAACTTGCTAACACGCCCGAATTCATACCCACGGATATTTACAGTTTTGAAGACAgttttttcctaaatttagATGAAATCCCTGATATAGAAAATCCGGCCGTTCCTATAAACTTTTTGATATCCCCTATAGACAACCATTCCCGACCCTTAGACGATCCACCCCCAACTAACCCTACCAAACCCCGAACATTAACATACCCCTTCAATCCGCAAATTTTTACTTTGGAGGAAATAGATGAGTACATCGAGGAACAACTGCTCGACGAAGAAGTGGAGAACATCTTGAGGAACGCGCCTCCACcaggaaaatttatattcagatAATCATTATTCGTCATCTTCGGTTGCAACTCTTAGCACCgccattatattaaaagccatattattaattcataatCTGGCCTTATTAGGGTTACATAATTGTCAATCTcctgttataattattgttatccAATCATTACCTCCTAATTATTGGTATCTATGACTCTCTACTAAAGCCACCATAATTGCTGATTTTGTTAcgattatcattattattattactattattgttttttttctaatgaacTTTCTTGTCATCATCACTATTTACTATTTCTCTAAATTCTTGCAATTGCTAATTTCGTTACTATTATCATTACTGCTGttcaattattatcttattattattatagatttacaatctttattattatagatactAACTTGCGGTTACTATCCCAGCTAACCATTTGCTACCAAATTGTCAGCAGaatgctaaaaatttcttgcggaATCAGGCTGCCAAAACCATGGCCTACTGTGTCCTCGAATGCGGCCCaattgcaagcaaaaattgttatcaaatcctGATATCAAATTGGGTGCAACACCAGAGCAGTCCTGTCACTAGCAATACAATGACAAATTCACGCAGCAAATTGAGAACAGatgttgcaacgtaaactcacagcagatttgcgccaaatatgcaacagatctgtattcataaatgatgacagattggcgacagatttgtcgaatcttttcatttcttctttcatcacagttataattttatttgagaatcgatgtaagcaatctcctgggaagatttattaattcaggagaaggaacagattaaataatatacccAACCCTCTCCTTAGCATCTAATATttcgggagcgtcccagatgcgcacagtaataaacggacacagcaggctgagtgaaacggacacagtaacaaacggacacagaccaaacggacacagtaataaacggacacagtaacaaacggacacagtaacaaacggacacagaccaaatgcgcacagagcgaaacggacacagtgcgaaacggacacagtaacaaacggacacagaccaaatgcgcacagagcgaaacggacacagtgcgaaacggacacagaccaaatgcgcacggaccaaatgcacacggaccaaatgcgcacactgcacgtgcgcacggaccaaatgcaatccatgtacattgcaagcagagtaaagtccacataggttagcgacttggacggggtgggtgcgggaggggggctgaaggccccccttgcaccacccgtatgtgtgtgtgtgtgtgtgtgtgtgtgtgtgtgtgtgtgtgtgtgtgtgtgcgtgcaaagcattcactgcatcacatgggtttgcgactttccgtgtatgcatttggtctgtgcgcatgtgcagtgtgcgcatttggtctgtgtccgtttcgcactgtgtccgtttcgctctgtgcgcatttggtctgtgtccgtttcgcactgtgtccgtttcgctctgtgcgcatttggtctgtgtccgtttgttactgtgtccgtttcgcactgtgtccgtttgttactgtgtccgtttcgcactgtgtccgtttattactgtgtccgtttggtctgtgtccgtttgttactgtgtccgtttcactcagcttgctgtgtccgtttattactgtgcgcatctgggactcactcaatATTTCCTATAGGGGGGCCTCAATTGACCTATCTATTTTCTCCATTTATATCGCAGGTATATCATCTATTCtaggtgcaattaatttcattaaatttctttgtagttaaatctcattccaaaaaaatgaaaatactactagttctgtatcataaaagtataatgtggcGGTCCTCCGCCACATCGGACTCTTCTGCAGGCGCAGCgaaggaagataatttttgcttaccttcgcgctgcgagtggtctttatgtagcgagttgactgcattttactcccgagaaagtaagccgcctatcgacggtgccgcactttttattgccaatttgaTATTTCGACAGATCTGCTGCATTTCTGGTATCAAACAGTAGTGGTAATAGGCGGGTTCTAAGCCAGACAATGGGGATGACGTCACTAGGGGGAAGGAGAGGGGGAAGGGTATGTTTTCGAAGATCCTTTGGATCCGCCGCCTCGCAGGTGTCAGATAAGGGAAGGAGTTTCatcatatctatatatatatatatttttgtaaatcttatcttttttttttattactgcgAATATTGATATTTCCGGTTcccaaaaacatttaatacgtAGTCATTTTATTCGaagatatgtatgtacactgcCGGACAATGATTCGGCCCATTCCCTAGCGAGTTTATCTAGGACTTGtcctatataaattttgctagGATGGAATGGGTTGAATCATTGTCTGGCAGTGTACACAGATTTTCTTCGACTCGAAACTTTATCGTCACgtcgatattaaattttattgcattcgGATACTTTTGCCGACGTGCTCGACGGAAAAGCTTACAGTTACGTTTGATATTAccccaaaataaaaatttttcgatacAATTGAACACGTTTTCATATGTCGAAGCCCATAGGCTTATTAGTTGTAAACAAGTAGcatggatatatatatatggcgAGACCCTTAGAGCAACTCTTAGACCAAAAAGATCAAGCGTTTGAGATCGCAGCTCAGTCGTCGGAGTTTTTCTGAAAGTGAAACCTacgcaaatttttaaaagtgtgTTAAGTTAAGTGAACGTTAGAGTTTTCTACAAAATGGCTAATATCCACGAAATAGAAATTATCGACATCGCAGATGACGACAgcgatattgaaattttaaatattgaagataacGACGGCAACAATATAAATAGACATAGAAATGTAGTAGATATGTTCCACCAAATGAATGATGAAGATGCTTTAGACATCGTGGATgaatttcatgaaaatgcGTTGGATGCTATCAATTTTGAAGACATCATGGATGAAGATGAAGAGAGTATGCTGTCCGACGATAGCCAATATATAAGCGACTGTGACGATTTCcgtgaaactattgcagaaaaacatttaatgcTTGAAGAAGTGCGTGCAATAACTggacaaaaaaaacaaacattgcgcgatttattttttttacaccacGGGCGGCACGTATTCGGCATGTGCCGAATGCATTATGCGAATCGCGGATACGGATTTCAACATGATGACTGCTTTTCGCAAGCATATGACGGATACGTTTGATATACTGGACGGTAAATATTGTTCAAATTGTCGACAGCCtatgtttgttataattcCGTACGACATGTGCCCAGTTTGTgcacaataaaaatacaaataaataaataaaaaaaaaaaagtttatcttaaaaataaaaaaagtttatctaAAGTCACAGTCGCAGTTTGcaaccacacacacacacacacacacgcacgcacgcacgcacgcacgcacgcacgcacgcacgcacgcacgcacgcacgcacgcacgcacgcacgcacgcacgcacgcacgcacgcacgcacgcacgcacgcacgcacgcacgcacgcacgcacgcaccgcacgcacgcacgcacgcacgcacgcacgcacgcacgcacgcacgcacgcaccgcacgcacgcacgcacgcacgcacgcacgcacgcacggcacgcacgcacgcacgcgcacgcacgcacgcacgcacgcacgcacgcacgcacgcacgcacgcacgcacgcacgcacgcacgcacgcacgcacgcacgcacgcacgcacgcacgcacgcacgcacgcacgcacgcacgcacgcacgcacgcacgcacgcacgcacgcacgcacgcacgcacgcacgcacgcacgcacgcacgcacgcacgcacgcacgcacgcacgcacgcaaccATAGTCACAACCATAGCCATTAAAACATGTGGAGGGGTATTGCATATAAGAAGAAGAGCTCCAGCATCATCACCACATCAGTCGCTCGTTACAAGACAGATAGCAAAGGTTCTCGGCAACATTACCGCTCGGACAACTGGGGAAAGACTCTCAAAAAAACGTACGAgatgaactattacgttccgatccAGCAAAATGAAGCGTGCAataaaccgtaagtatttataacttttaaattcttttttcatatttattttacatttttctataactcgctatatattctttttacagaacatTATCGCAGCTGCGCTATACTCCACATACCCCATCCTGGGGAGGAGATTTGCTTTGACTACCACAGCCTACAAATACTTGGACATCGGAATCAGTGTGGGGTCCATGTCATATGTGGAGATGATTCTTGGCAACAACAAGGGCAGCCAAATAATTTTACCATATACAACATGGAAAGCATTCATCGAGAGACGTGCGGACATTGAGCGACTCGTGCGGTCAACTTTGCCATCTTCAAGACTTGTAATTTGCGATTTAGTAatagaaatagtaaaaatacgtgatgagaatattgtaaaattaacgcTGCTTAATACCagtttatatatgaaaccgttaacgatattatttttatatgaactcGAACACTGTGCTGAGTATGTATATAACCAGTTGCATCAAAAAACTTATAGTGTAAGCGATAAGTATAAGCATTTTGCAAGTCTTTTACgccaaaattatattactactAAGCACGATGCTGTAAAGCTATTAAATGAAAGATACGATAAAACTTGTATCATAGATTGCGAACTGATGACCTATGgcgtgaataatattttatatgatgctttgtgtaataattaaatgaatatgtatttgtgtgaaaatttaaaaaatttatatgatacaccttctttaataaataaatatgtattggtgtgaaaaattaaaaaaaaacatttttataattatttttccgaCCTACCTACCTAttattccaaaataaaaattatgttaactaataaaatggaaaatagGAAATATGGAGGATAAaataacatacaaaatttacatatttttttatttattgttagaccaattaaatatatttttttaaatacatttgtaaagCACAATTGTTTACATGGTTCTGATAACGTAAGACATGCATAATATCCATTTTGTTTAGAGATTCATTGTCTTCTGGCGTCGTCACTTTgttgtttatgtaattttgcgCACAACATTGGTCAACGGGTTGTACTGAACCACGCGATCGTGTATGATGAGACAGTACGCGGTGGTACTCGCGGGCACGTTCTCTTTGCATTCAAACTCTAAGCGCACGTCCACGGTTGCGCTCTTTATCGATTCATTTTGTCGAGAGCAATCGATAATCACAAACGGACCTTTATGTCGAAAATTTGCGACAGTTTGATTTGGCTCgagataattgtatttataataatttttacaaaaacgtGTGTACGTGTCGTAGAGAATTGCCCATCTGTTTCTATCGAAATCCAGATTCATATCATCGTACGGATAACATTCTGAGTTTAGATACAGTTTTACGTTCGTTAGTTTGCAATGATCGAATCGGCTCGCGTCATCGAGCATAACATTCTTCCGACCAGCCTGCAGAGCGAAGATGACGTAACGCGGCTTCTCGAGCTGAGTAGCGGTCTTGATGGCCCACGAATGTTTAGTTGTGCGTTGTAATAGCGGAAACTCGTACAGATCCCACGAACGAAAAGCCATGCTGAGGTATCGCCCGCTTTCTAGAGCACGCAGCATCGACAGTTTATTTATCTCGTTCAGCAGCACGTGTGGCATTCGCCACTGtactttgaataattcaatttcaggTTCTCTCGCTGGATCGCCAACTAGACAATTATTATCGTTGCGCGAGCGTATCAAGATCAACTCATGACGGGCGTTAATCACCACGCGTCTATAATCTTCACAAAATCCTAGTAGCATATTGAGCGgtacgcaaaaattaaagtatccatTCGGAGAATTCCACGGCTCCCAACCAGCGTTATTTGCAATCATAATTCTGTCGGATGACatagtaatataattcttGAGCGCGCTGGTTATTCCAACGTTTCTGTTGCGATCAATCTCCACACCGTTGAGTTCATATCGAATCTCATCAAACATGAACGCAACGCAATTATTCCCCAATGTCACATCAGATCCCGCAACCGGTTTTTTTATCGTAAGTTTTCCCTCGATGTATAGAAAACTTTCGGACGATAACGTGTATAAATCTTGCTGTTGTATTCTTATCTCATCGCTGTATTCGAATGTTGTGTTGGCGAACGGATTGTACGTGTGATTTTCAATCTTAACGATACGATCGTCAAAGATCGGCTCATCCTCGATGTTTAAGATGTTAGTCATTGTCGCACAGCGTATCCCAAAGATTGTAGAAATGCAACGTTGGACGCGGTAAGTTTCTTTTTCGTGATGCAACCGTTTTTTCTTGGTGGTTGAAATTTACTACTAAATGTCGGGTTTGTAAATGTTGGTTTTGTAAATGT
This DNA window, taken from Monomorium pharaonis isolate MP-MQ-018 chromosome 6, ASM1337386v2, whole genome shotgun sequence, encodes the following:
- the LOC118646362 gene encoding uncharacterized protein LOC118646362, whose protein sequence is MTNILNIEDEPIFDDRIVKIENHTYNPFANTTFEYSDEIRIQQQDLYTLSSESFLYIEGKLTIKKPVAGSDVTLGNNCVAFMFDEIRYELNGVEIDRNRNVGITSALKNYITMSSDRIMIANNAGWEPWNSPNGYFNFCVPLNMLLGFCEDYRRVVINARHELILIRSRNDNNCLVGDPAREPEIELFKVQWRMPHVLLNEINKLSMLRALESGRYLSMAFRSWDLYEFPLLQRTTKHSWAIKTATQLEKPRYVIFALQAGRKNVMLDDASRFDHCKLTNVKLYLNSECYPYDDMNLDFDRNRWAILYDTYTRFCKNYYKYNYLEPNQTVANFRHKGPFVIIDCSRQNESIKSATVDVRLEFECKENVPASTTAYCLIIHDRVVQYNPLTNVVRKIT
- the LOC118646182 gene encoding uncharacterized protein LOC118646182, whose product is MSYVEMILGNNKGSQIILPYTTWKAFIERRADIERLVRSTLPSSRLVICDLVIEIVKIRDENIVKLTLLNTSLYMKPLTILFLYELEHCAEYVYNQLHQKTYSVSDKYKHFASLLRQNYITTKHDAVKLLNERYDKTCIIDCELMTYGVNNILYDALCNN